One part of the Lotus japonicus ecotype B-129 chromosome 2, LjGifu_v1.2 genome encodes these proteins:
- the LOC130741100 gene encoding ACT domain-containing protein ACR8-like, whose protein sequence is MEIMDWPACTDEYEKLLIRMSTPRVVIDNAVCSTATVVKVDSARRHGILLDAVQILTDLNLSIKKAYISSDGKWFMDVFHVTDQNGNMLTDESVLKYIEQSLGTIHYARTNCSNGLTALELTGTDRVGLLSEVFAVLADLQCDVVEAKVWTHNGRIASLIYVKDCDSGSTIEDSQRINNIEVRLRSVLKGDNDIRSAKTSVSLSVMHTERRLHQMMFADRDYERTPILKFTSDNAVVNVQNWAERGYSVVNVQCKDRSKLLFDVLCNLTDMEYIVFHATINTNDGRAYLEFYIRHKDGTPISSEPERHRVIQCLKASVERRASQGVRLELCTEDKQGLLAEVMRTFRENGLNVTRAEISTEGKVATNEFYVTDAIGNIVDQKVIESVRQRIGSSNLEVKEVPLMYHHKAEREDDTVGVGGAVLWSIGSLVRRNLINLGLIKSCS, encoded by the exons ATGGAGATCATGGACTGGCCTGCTTGTACGGATGAATACGAAAAGCTTTTGATACGGATGAGCACCCCAAG GGTTGTCATTGACAATGCTGTTTGCTCCACAGCGACAGTGGTCAAGGTTGATAGTGCTAGAAGACATGGTATTCTATTAGATGCTGTACAAATTCTCACTGATCTCAATCTTTCAATTAAGAAGGCCTATATTTCCTCTGATGGCAAATGGTTCATGGATG TTTTTCATGTCACTGATCAAAACGGAAACATGCTAACTGATGAGAGCGTTTTAAAATACATTGAACAG TCACTTGGGACCATTCATTATGCGAGAACCAATTGCTCAAATGGTCTCACTGCCCTGGAATTAACTGGAACGGATAGAGTTGGTCTTCTATCTGAGGTTTTTGCTGTGCTGGCTGATCTTCAATGTGATGTTGTTGAGGCTAAGGTTTGGACGCACAATGGCCGCATTGCCTCTTTAATCTATGTAAAGGACTGTGATTCTGGTTCCACTATTGAGGATTCCCAGAGAATTAACAACATTGAAGTGCGTTTAAGAAGTGTTTTGAAGGGAGACAATGACATTAGAAGTGCAAAAACTTCTGTCTCTTTGTCTGTCATGCACACGGAAAGAAGGCTTCACCAGATGATGTTCGCAGACCGTGATTACGAGAGGACCCCCATTCTCAAGTTTACCTCTGATAATGCTGTAGTGAATGTCCAAAATTGGGCTGAGAGGGGTTACTCAGTTGTCAATGTTCAATGCAAGGATCGATCCAAGCTATTGTTTGATGTGTTATGCAATTTGACAGACATGGAGTATATTGTATTTCATGCTACTATAAACACCAATGATGGACGAGCATACTTG GAGTTTTATATAAGACACAAGGATGGCACACCAATAAGCTCAGAACCCGAGCGTCATCGTGTGATTCAATGCTTAAAAGCTTCTGTGGAGAGAAGGGCATCTCAG GGTGTTCGATTAGAGTTATGCACAGAAGACAAGCAAGGGCTTCTAGCAGAAGTGATGAGAACTTTCCGAGAGAATGGGCTGAATGTGACTCGGGCTGAGATATCCACTGAAGGGAAAGTGGCTACTAATGAGTTCTATGTAACGGATGCGATTGGAAACATTGTTGACCAAAAAGTAATCGAATCTGTTAGGCAGAGAATTGGGTCAAGCAATTTGGAAGTGAAAGAGGTACCGTTGATGTATCATCACAAGGCGGAGAGAGAGGATGATACAGTTGGAGTTGGTGGGGCAGTGTTGTGGTCTATTGGGAGCCTTGTGAGAAGGAATCTGATCAATTTGGGGCTGATCAAATCATGTTCTTAA
- the LOC130741098 gene encoding AT-hook motif nuclear-localized protein 1 isoform X2 has product MFTNRFSPHCTSDGALTQFDKAPPPEMNHSSQSERAAGSFMFTPHIININSGEDVFRKIMLFCQQSPRAICIHSAEGRISTVTISHVDSSATVTYEGSFEIMALSGGFFPQESVGGTLIRSGRMNISCGISKG; this is encoded by the exons ATGTTCACAAACCGCTTCTCTCCCCACTGCACCAGTGACGGCGCTCTGACTCAGTTTGACAAGGCTCCTCCACCGGAGATGAACCACTCTTCTCAAA GTGAACGGGCTGCAGGCTCATTTATGTTTACTCCCCATATCATCAACATCAATTCTGGAGAG GATGTTTTTAGGAAGATAATGTTATTCTGTCAGCAAAGTCCGCGAGCTATATGCATTCACTCCGCAGAGGGACGCATATCAACTGTCACCATTTCCCATGTTGATTCTTCTGCTACAGTAACATACGAG GGATCATTTGAAATTATGGCATTATCTGGCGGATTCTTTCCACAAGAAAGTGTTGGCGGAACACTCATCCGATCTGGTCGGATGAACATTTCTTGTGGAATTTCAAAAGGCTGA
- the LOC130741102 gene encoding protein DETOXIFICATION 56: MPPTSKLEENLSSNQKISQQPSSPSLPLQTQTCPANLLNMVILELRVQRGLALPMVAMNLAWFAKTAITTAFLGRLGELSLAGGALGFTFANVTGFSVLNGLCGAMEPICGQAHGAKNTTLLHKTLLMTIMLLLLLTLPITFLWLNVDKILIHFGQQEEIATVAKTFVFSLIPDLFVTSLFCPLKAYLSSQSITLPTMFSSAVALVFHIPVNILLSKTMGLRGISMAVWITDLIVMVLLAIYVVILEHRKGSMWKEGGWWEQSIADWTRLLKLSGPCCLNTCLEWWCYEILVLLTGHLANAKQAVGVLAIVLNFDYLLFSVMLSLATCVSTRVSNELGANQAGRAYRSACVSLALGLILGCIGSLVMVAARGIWGPLFSHDRGIINGVKKTMLLMALVEVFNFPLAVCGGIVRGTARPWLGMYANLGGFYFLALPLGVVFAFKLNLGLFGLFIGLITGIVTCLSLLVIFIARINWEEEASKAQALASNEHVKEVPKYELEQQMEAREHEV; encoded by the coding sequence atgccaCCAACATCTAAACTAGAAGAGAACCTTAGCTCAAACCAGAAAATTAGCCAACAACCATCTTCACCTTCTCTGCCTCTGCAAACTCAAACATGTCCTGCAAATTTACTGAACATGGTGATATTAGAGCTGAGAGTTCAACGAGGACTAGCCCTTCCAATGGTGGCCATGAACCTGGCTTGGTTTGCCAAGACCGCCATCACAACAGCCTTTTTGGGTCGATTGGGGGAGCTCAGCTTAGCCGGCGGTGCGCTCGGCTTCACTTTTGCTAATGTCACCGGCTTCTCTGTCTTAAATGGTCTCTGCGGCGCCATGGAACCCATCTGCGGACAGGCTCATGGTGCTAAAAACACCACCCTCCTTCACAAGACCCTTCTCATGACAATCATGTTGTTGCTATTGCTAACACTTCCCATTACTTTCCTGTGGCTCAATGTTGATAAAATCTTGATTCATTTTGGCCAGCAAGAAGAAATTGCAACTGTGGCAAAAACctttgttttctctctcatacCTGACTTGTTTGTCACCTCACTCTTCTGTCCCTTAAAAGCATACCTCAGCTCTCAAAGCATAACTCTTCCCACCATGTTCAGTTCAGCTGTGGCACTAGTTTTCCACATACCTGTTAACATTCTGCTCTCCAAAACCATGGGTCTGAGGGGAATTTCCATGGCAGTGTGGATAACTGATCTTATTGTCATGGTTTTGCTGGCCATTTATGTTGTGATTCTTGAGCATAGAAAGGGTAGCATGTGGAAGGAAGGAGGGTGGTGGGAACAGAGCATTGCAGATTGGACTAGGCTGCTCAAGCTTTCTGGACCATGCTGCCTCAACACATGCCTGGAGTGGTGGTGCTATGAGATTCTTGTCCTGCTCACTGGCCACTTGGCAAACGCAAAGCAAGCAGTGGGGGTTTTGGCCATTGTGCTCAACTTCGATTATTTGCTTTTCTCAGTGATGCTGTCGCTAGCCACTTGTGTTTCCACCCGGGTCTCAAATGAGCTGGGCGCGAACCAAGCTGGACGCGCTTACCGATCAGCGTGTGTGTCTCTTGCATTGGGGCTTATCTTAGGTTGCATTGGCAGCTTGGTGATGGTGGCTGCCAGGGGAATTTGGGGGCCTCTGTTTAGCCATGACAGAGGGATTATCAATGGAGTGAAGAAGACAATGTTGTTGATGGCTCTGGTGGAAGTGTTCAATTTTCCATTGGCAGTCTGTGGAGGCATAGTTCGTGGGACCGCTCGGCCTTGGTTGGGAATGTATGCTAATCTAGGTGGATTTTACTTCCTGGCACTGCCTCTGGGCGTGGTTTTTGCCTTCAAACTCAATCTCGGGCTTTTTGGACTCTTCATTGGACTCATTACTGGTATTGTCACCTGTTTGTCTCTATTAGTGATATTCATTGCGAGAATAAACTGGGAGGAAGAAGCTTCCAAGGCACAAGCACTAGCCAGCAACGAGCATGTGAAGGAAGTTCCCAAATATGAACTAGAACAACAAATGGAGGCCCGTGAACATGAAGTATAA
- the LOC130741103 gene encoding ATP-dependent Clp protease ATP-binding subunit CLPT2, chloroplastic-like: MASAQSHCASSLSLIRRSEPSPHLAKIVLVKCPNNSWLGTKILTVKPQLSVCNRRPFAATVSFSLPTANPSRADSPGAEIPKWSSKAIKSFAMGELEARKLKYPTTGTEALLMGVLIEGTNVAAKFLRANGVTLFKVRDETVKLLGKADMFFFSPEHPRLTDEAQKALDWAVDTKLQSVDGGEITTVHIILGIWSEVDSPGHKILSTLGFNDEKAKELETSISKPGFKDD, translated from the exons atggCTTCTGCGCAATCCCATTGCGCTTCCTCCTTGAGTCTCATACGACGCTCGGAGCCTTCACCTCATTTGGCCAAGATTGTGTTGGTAAAATGCCCTAACAATTCATGGCTTGGAACCAAAATTCTCACCGTGAAACCTCAGCTTTCCGTTTGCAACCGCCGCCCCTTCGCTGCCACCGTCTCCTTCAGTCTCCCCACAGC GAATCCATCGCGTGCTGATTCTCCAGGTGCGGAAATTCCCAA ATGGTCTTCTAAGGCTATAAAATCGTTTGCAATGGGGGAGTTGGAGGCTAGGAAACTCAAGTATCCAACTACCGGCACTGAAGCCCTTCTCATGGGGGTTCTTATCGAGG GTACTAATGTAGCTGCTAAATTCTTGCGTGCCAATGGAGTTACACTTTTTAAGGTGCGAGATGAAACCGTGAAGTTACTTGGAAAAGCTGATATGTTTTTCTTCAGCCCTGAGCATCCTCGACTCACTGATGAAGCTCAGAAGGCCCTTGATTGGGCTGTTGATACAAAATTACAATCTG TTGATGGTGGGGAAATTACTACAGTGCACATCATTCTTGGCATTTGGTCTGAAGTGGATTCACCTGGTCACAAGATACTGTCCACCCTTGGCTTTAATGATGAAAAAGCTAAAGAGCTAGAGACCTCAATTTCTAAACCTGGATTTAAGGATGATTGA